A genomic segment from Streptomyces sp. NBC_00459 encodes:
- a CDS encoding sigma-70 family RNA polymerase sigma factor: MATRAVARRTSSATGGTVGGARSVRAHGGEIADRDLVGMYLDEIARTPLLDAAKEVELSQTIEAGVFARQILDGEAEAEADATVPELEALVAESERAKDVFIRSNLRLVVAVARRYPRSGLPLLDLIQEGNAGLVRAVEKFDYRKGFKFSTYATWWIRQAITRSIADQSRTIRLPVHLVEELGRIRRVQREFNRKNGRDPEPTEIAAELDTNAARVVDVLDWARDPVSLNMPVDDEGETQFGDLLEDTSAVSPEQSVLTLLRSEELDDLIGRLDQRTASIIKMRYGIDDGRERTLTEVGKEHGLTRERIRQIEKHALMELKKLARDTGFDAAA, encoded by the coding sequence ATGGCAACCCGTGCCGTCGCCCGTCGTACGTCGTCCGCCACCGGCGGGACCGTCGGCGGCGCACGCAGTGTTCGCGCCCATGGCGGCGAGATCGCCGACCGCGACCTGGTCGGCATGTACTTGGACGAGATAGCCCGAACCCCGCTGCTCGACGCCGCCAAGGAGGTCGAGCTCTCGCAGACCATCGAAGCCGGTGTGTTCGCGCGCCAGATCCTCGACGGCGAGGCGGAGGCCGAGGCCGACGCCACCGTCCCGGAGCTGGAGGCACTCGTCGCCGAGAGCGAGCGGGCCAAGGACGTCTTCATCCGCTCCAACCTCCGGCTGGTCGTCGCCGTGGCGCGCCGCTACCCCCGCAGCGGCCTGCCCCTCCTCGACCTGATCCAGGAGGGCAACGCCGGCCTGGTGCGCGCGGTCGAGAAGTTCGACTACCGCAAGGGCTTCAAGTTCTCGACATACGCCACCTGGTGGATCCGTCAGGCCATCACCCGCTCCATAGCCGACCAGTCGCGCACGATCCGCCTCCCCGTCCACCTGGTCGAGGAACTGGGCCGGATCCGGCGCGTACAGCGCGAGTTCAACCGCAAGAACGGGCGGGACCCGGAGCCCACGGAGATCGCCGCCGAACTGGACACGAACGCGGCGCGCGTGGTCGACGTCCTGGACTGGGCACGCGACCCGGTCTCGCTGAACATGCCGGTGGACGACGAGGGCGAGACCCAGTTCGGCGACCTCCTGGAGGACACGTCGGCGGTGTCGCCGGAGCAGTCCGTGCTGACGCTGCTGCGCAGCGAGGAACTGGACGACCTGATCGGCCGCCTCGACCAGCGCACGGCCTCCATCATCAAGATGCGGTACGGCATCGACGACGGCCGGGAGCGCACGCTGACAGAGGTCGGCAAGGAGCACGGGCTGACCCGTGAGCGCATCCGGCAGATCGAGAAGCACGCGCTGATGGAACTGAAGAAGCTGGCCCGGGACACCGGGTTCGACGCGGCGGCCTGA
- a CDS encoding TetR/AcrR family transcriptional regulator, whose protein sequence is MEIALVAGRLFVTHGLRATRAEDIAQAAGVAPRTFYRYFATKEEAIGPLFGAGTERWAQTVREAPPALSVPQALEYAARQLLTPGAGVSQGALDRARTLLRLAEESPGLLRVWAERCRTSERALAQALASRGEGPADSPETRFTAAVASAAVRVAFETWSAGDAPADGPTGPAALAVRNLGTLRDFPWSGANS, encoded by the coding sequence ATGGAGATCGCCCTCGTGGCGGGGCGGCTCTTCGTGACCCACGGGCTGCGGGCCACCCGTGCCGAGGACATCGCCCAGGCGGCCGGGGTCGCGCCACGCACCTTCTACCGCTACTTCGCCACCAAGGAAGAAGCCATCGGCCCCCTGTTCGGCGCGGGCACGGAGCGCTGGGCCCAGACGGTTCGCGAGGCCCCGCCCGCGCTGTCCGTCCCGCAGGCCCTGGAGTACGCGGCACGGCAGTTGCTGACACCGGGCGCCGGAGTGTCGCAGGGCGCCCTGGACCGGGCCCGCACCCTGCTCCGGCTGGCGGAGGAGAGCCCCGGCCTGCTGCGGGTGTGGGCGGAGCGGTGCCGTACGTCGGAACGGGCGCTGGCCCAGGCGCTGGCCTCCCGGGGCGAGGGCCCGGCCGACTCGCCCGAAACGCGCTTCACGGCCGCCGTCGCCAGTGCCGCCGTACGCGTCGCCTTCGAGACCTGGTCGGCCGGGGACGCCCCGGCCGACGGTCCGACCGGCCCGGCGGCACTGGCGGTGCGCAACCTGGGGACGCTGCGGGACTTCCCGTGGAGCGGCGCGAACTCCTGA
- a CDS encoding helix-turn-helix transcriptional regulator: protein MTTDTPARLLQLLSLLQTPREWPGGELSDRLGVSRRTVRRDIDRLRELGYPVQATKGSDGGYRLVAGKAMPPLVLDDEEAVAIAVGLRAGAGHAVEGLDEASVRALAKLEQVLPSRLRRRVSTLQAATTPLTSGDGAVIAPETLTVIASAVAGQERLRFAYRSKDGTPTKRLTEPYRLVSTGHRWYLVAYDLDRADWRTFRVDRVGDPFATGARFTARELPTGDAAEYLRRSMYARQETYVFEATFAAPAAYVAARVPAWLGTPEPLDEHSCRIRSSVGDPVEWLAVRLASVECEFTVREPAELVERMRELGARLTRAAGN, encoded by the coding sequence ATGACGACGGACACACCGGCCCGACTCCTTCAGCTCCTCTCACTCCTCCAGACGCCCCGCGAGTGGCCGGGCGGCGAGCTATCCGACCGGCTCGGGGTGTCCCGGCGCACCGTGCGGCGGGACATCGACCGGCTGCGCGAACTCGGCTATCCCGTGCAGGCGACCAAGGGCTCCGACGGCGGGTACCGGCTCGTCGCGGGCAAGGCGATGCCCCCGCTGGTGCTCGACGACGAGGAGGCGGTGGCCATCGCGGTCGGGCTCCGGGCGGGCGCCGGGCACGCGGTCGAGGGGCTGGACGAGGCGTCCGTACGGGCGCTGGCCAAGCTGGAACAGGTCCTGCCGTCCCGGCTGCGCCGCCGAGTCTCCACCCTCCAAGCCGCGACCACCCCGCTGACCAGCGGCGACGGTGCGGTCATCGCGCCCGAGACACTGACCGTGATCGCCTCTGCCGTGGCCGGTCAGGAGCGACTGCGGTTCGCCTACCGCTCGAAGGACGGCACCCCCACCAAGCGCCTGACCGAGCCCTACCGGCTCGTGTCGACCGGCCACCGCTGGTATCTCGTCGCCTACGACCTCGACCGCGCCGACTGGCGCACCTTCCGCGTCGACAGGGTCGGCGACCCCTTCGCGACGGGCGCCCGCTTCACCGCGCGCGAGCTGCCGACGGGCGACGCCGCGGAGTATCTGCGCCGCTCGATGTACGCACGGCAGGAGACCTATGTGTTCGAGGCGACGTTCGCCGCCCCGGCCGCGTATGTCGCCGCCCGCGTCCCCGCCTGGCTCGGCACCCCCGAGCCTCTGGACGAGCACAGTTGCCGTATCCGCTCCTCGGTCGGTGACCCGGTGGAGTGGCTGGCGGTGCGGCTCGCGTCGGTCGAATGCGAGTTCACGGTTCGGGAACCGGCCGAACTGGTCGAGCGGATGAGGGAGTTGGGGGCCCGTCTGACCCGGGCGGCGGGAAACTGA
- a CDS encoding MFS transporter, protein MTSTETPTGLPVVPDRRRWFALAIVMTAAFMDLVDVTIVNVAIPSIQREAGASFGQIQWITAGYALAFAAGLITGGRLGDIHGRKRLFLVGIGGFTLASALCGFAANPEMLVASRILQGAMAAMMVPQVLSIVHATFPAHERGKVFGLFGAIVGLGAVSGPLLGALLTEWDLFGLGWRPIFLINLPVGIAGLILGHRFITESKAPRALKLDLVGVALVTLGLLMLLYPLIRGRELGWPLWGYLSMAGALGVFGALVAYEKRKTRIDGSPLVELSLFRVKSFAAGIAVQTVFGVGLGIFFLVWTLYMQIGLGWSALRAGLTGVPFSIAVSVAAGMSVQKLVPRFGRKVLQAGALVMGLGVLIYIWESGRYGLAITSWQMALPLVVMGAGMGLIVAPLTDAVLSEVPKEHAGSASGLINTVQQMGNALGLGLVSVVFFGAMGDRLAPGEVGPAFVDAFQNALGWVAGLMGLIFAVMFALPGRAPVTDAQAAAPEEKEKREKVLVG, encoded by the coding sequence ATGACCTCCACCGAAACACCGACCGGCCTCCCTGTCGTGCCGGACCGGCGACGCTGGTTCGCCCTCGCCATCGTGATGACCGCGGCCTTCATGGACCTTGTCGACGTCACGATCGTCAACGTCGCGATCCCCTCGATCCAGCGCGAGGCCGGTGCCTCCTTCGGCCAGATCCAGTGGATCACCGCCGGCTACGCGCTCGCCTTCGCCGCCGGTCTCATCACCGGCGGACGGCTCGGCGACATCCACGGCCGCAAGCGGCTGTTCCTCGTCGGCATAGGCGGCTTCACCCTCGCCTCCGCCCTCTGCGGCTTCGCCGCCAACCCGGAGATGCTGGTCGCCTCCCGCATACTCCAGGGCGCCATGGCGGCGATGATGGTGCCGCAGGTCCTGTCGATCGTCCACGCGACCTTCCCGGCACACGAGCGCGGCAAGGTGTTCGGCCTCTTCGGCGCGATCGTCGGCCTGGGCGCGGTCAGCGGTCCGCTGCTGGGCGCGCTGCTGACGGAGTGGGACCTGTTCGGCCTCGGCTGGCGGCCGATCTTCCTGATCAACCTGCCGGTCGGCATCGCGGGACTGATCCTGGGCCACCGCTTCATCACCGAGTCGAAGGCCCCCCGGGCGCTGAAGCTGGACCTCGTCGGCGTCGCCCTGGTGACCCTGGGTCTGCTGATGCTGCTCTACCCGCTGATCCGCGGGCGCGAGCTGGGCTGGCCGCTGTGGGGCTACCTGTCGATGGCGGGCGCGCTCGGTGTCTTCGGCGCGCTGGTGGCGTACGAGAAGCGCAAGACGCGGATCGACGGTTCGCCGCTGGTCGAGCTGTCGCTGTTCAGGGTGAAGAGCTTCGCCGCGGGCATCGCCGTGCAGACCGTCTTCGGGGTCGGCCTGGGCATCTTCTTCCTGGTGTGGACGCTGTACATGCAGATAGGGCTCGGCTGGAGCGCCCTGCGGGCCGGGCTGACCGGCGTGCCCTTCTCGATCGCGGTGTCGGTGGCGGCCGGGATGTCAGTCCAGAAGCTGGTCCCGCGCTTCGGCCGCAAGGTGCTCCAGGCGGGCGCGCTGGTGATGGGCCTCGGCGTACTGATCTACATCTGGGAGTCCGGCCGGTACGGCCTGGCCATCACCTCCTGGCAGATGGCGCTCCCGCTGGTGGTCATGGGCGCAGGCATGGGCCTGATCGTCGCCCCGCTGACGGACGCGGTGCTCTCGGAGGTGCCGAAGGAGCACGCCGGGTCGGCGTCCGGGCTGATCAACACCGTGCAGCAGATGGGCAACGCGCTCGGGCTCGGGCTGGTGTCGGTGGTGTTCTTCGGGGCGATGGGGGACAGGCTCGCGCCGGGCGAGGTGGGACCGGCGTTCGTGGACGCCTTCCAGAACGCGCTCGGGTGGGTGGCCGGGCTGATGGGCTTGATCTTTGCGGTGATGTTCGCGCTGCCGGGGCGGGCCCCGGTGACGGACGCGCAGGCCGCGGCGCCGGAGGAGAAAGAGAAGCGGGAGAAGGTCCTCGTCGGCTGA
- a CDS encoding DeoR/GlpR family DNA-binding transcription regulator, protein MYAPERQQEILRLARDGGRVDVLSLAEQFQVTAETIRRDLKALDRAGLLRRVHGGAIPAGRLDFEQDLTERESTYADEKDRIAKAALAELPTEGTLILDAGSTVARLAAAIPLESTLTVVTHSLPIAARLADHPGIQLHLVGGRVRHRTRAAVDAWALRAYGEIRADVAFVAANGFSAERGLTTPDLAEAAVKRAAVEAARRVVLLADSTKHGQEHFARFGDLGDVDLLITDSGLSPEDATDLERGGGTEVVRA, encoded by the coding sequence ATGTACGCACCGGAGCGGCAGCAGGAGATCCTGCGGCTCGCCCGTGACGGCGGACGGGTCGACGTGCTGTCACTGGCCGAGCAGTTCCAGGTCACCGCGGAGACCATCCGGCGGGACCTGAAGGCTCTGGACCGCGCGGGCCTCCTGCGGCGTGTGCACGGCGGGGCCATACCGGCCGGTCGCCTCGACTTCGAGCAGGACCTCACCGAGCGCGAGTCGACCTACGCCGACGAGAAGGACCGCATCGCCAAGGCCGCCCTCGCCGAGCTGCCGACCGAGGGCACCCTGATCCTCGACGCCGGCTCGACGGTCGCGCGCCTCGCTGCCGCCATCCCGCTGGAGTCGACCCTCACCGTCGTCACGCACAGCCTTCCGATCGCGGCCCGCCTCGCCGACCACCCCGGCATCCAGCTGCACCTCGTCGGAGGGCGCGTCCGGCACCGTACGCGCGCCGCCGTCGACGCCTGGGCGCTGCGGGCGTACGGCGAGATCCGCGCCGACGTCGCGTTCGTGGCCGCCAACGGGTTCTCCGCCGAGCGCGGGCTGACCACGCCCGACCTCGCCGAGGCCGCCGTGAAGCGGGCCGCGGTGGAGGCCGCCCGCCGGGTGGTGCTCCTCGCCGACTCGACGAAGCACGGCCAGGAGCACTTCGCCCGCTTCGGCGACCTGGGCGATGTGGACCTGCTGATCACCGACAGCGGGCTGAGCCCCGAGGACGCCACCGACCTGGAGCGCGGCGGAGGCACGGAAGTGGTGCGCGCATGA
- the pfkB gene encoding 1-phosphofructokinase, with amino-acid sequence MILTVTPNPSLDRTYEVPSLDRGEVIRATGERMDPGGKGVNVSRAVAAAGQRTVAVLPLGGAPGALVADLLDAQGIEVAPVPISGATRSNIALAEADGVLTKINAPGPELSAAEQELLLETVRRQSAEADWIACCGSLPRGLAPSWYADLVARTHAAGARIALDTSGPALLAALRERPDVVKPNAEELAEAVGRPLATIGDAVKAAEELRELGAGAVLASLGADGQLLVNGSGTWFGSARVDTVRSNVGAGDSSLAGFLIAGGSGPEALASAVAHGAAAVQLPGSVMPTPADLDLPAVTVTSEVPVDRVLREPVS; translated from the coding sequence ATGATCCTCACCGTCACCCCCAACCCGTCCCTCGACCGTACGTACGAGGTCCCGTCGCTCGACCGCGGCGAGGTCATCCGGGCCACCGGCGAACGCATGGACCCGGGCGGCAAGGGCGTCAACGTCTCGCGGGCCGTCGCCGCCGCCGGGCAGCGCACCGTGGCCGTGCTGCCGCTGGGCGGCGCTCCCGGAGCACTCGTCGCCGACCTGCTCGACGCCCAGGGCATAGAGGTCGCGCCGGTGCCGATCTCCGGGGCCACCCGGTCCAACATCGCCCTCGCCGAGGCCGACGGTGTACTCACGAAGATCAACGCACCCGGGCCCGAACTCTCCGCCGCCGAGCAGGAGTTGCTCCTGGAGACCGTGCGCCGGCAGTCGGCCGAGGCCGACTGGATCGCCTGCTGCGGCAGCCTGCCGCGCGGTCTCGCCCCCTCCTGGTACGCCGACCTCGTCGCCCGTACCCACGCCGCCGGCGCCCGGATCGCCCTCGACACCTCCGGCCCGGCACTCCTCGCCGCCCTGCGCGAGCGGCCCGACGTGGTCAAGCCGAACGCCGAGGAGCTCGCCGAAGCGGTCGGCCGCCCCCTCGCCACGATCGGCGACGCGGTCAAGGCCGCCGAGGAACTGCGCGAACTCGGCGCGGGCGCGGTCCTCGCCAGCCTCGGCGCCGACGGGCAACTGCTCGTCAACGGCTCCGGCACCTGGTTCGGCAGCGCACGGGTCGACACCGTACGCAGCAATGTGGGCGCCGGTGACTCCTCGCTCGCCGGATTCCTGATCGCCGGCGGCAGCGGACCCGAGGCCCTCGCCTCCGCCGTCGCACACGGCGCCGCAGCCGTCCAGCTGCCCGGCAGTGTGATGCCGACGCCGGCCGACCTCGATCTGCCGGCGGTGACGGTGACGAGCGAGGTGCCCGTGGACCGCGTACTGAGGGAGCCCGTGTCATGA
- a CDS encoding PTS fructose transporter subunit IIABC produces MSEMITADLVDLDLSAQTKDAAARALAERMVAKGRVTDLDGFLADVAAREAQMPTGLDGGIGIPHCRSEHVTEPTLAFGRSAAGIDFGAADGPADLIFLIAAPAGADDAHLTILSSLARQLMNDEFTAALRSVGDAASAAALIRGDEAPTAGADDSAAVSAAASAEAAAGTAGESGARPFRIVAVTSCPTGIAHTYMAAEALENAGREAGVELVVEPQGSAGFTRLDPAVIADADGVIFAHDVPVREKERFAGKPTVDVGVKAGINKPAQLIADVRGKAERGEVTAGAQGGGTPVERAGESGDNYGTKLRKWLMTGVSYMVPFVAAGGLLLALGFAIGGWEINKAPSVMEHFSWTQVDSWGALLFQIGGVAFGFLIPVLAGYIAYGMADRPGLVPGFVGGMIASNIAAGFLGGLVAGLLAGGIVLAIQKIRIPPVLRGIMPVVVIPLISSLIVGFLMFVVVGKPIAEAQKGMTDWLSGLSGTNAVLLGILLGLMMCFDLGGPVNKVAYAFATAGIAVQDPSDSAMKVMAAVMAAGMVPPLGMALATVVRKKLFTPAERENGKAAWVLGASFISEGAIPFAAADPLRVIPASMAGGAVTGALSMAFGATLRAPHGGIFVVPLIGSPFLYLIAIAAGTCVTTALVILLKSMRKSAPGAMAAESPEGATATAPEKKEPVAA; encoded by the coding sequence ATGAGCGAGATGATCACCGCGGATCTGGTCGATCTCGACCTGTCCGCCCAGACCAAGGACGCGGCGGCCCGTGCCCTCGCCGAGCGCATGGTGGCGAAGGGGCGGGTGACCGATCTCGACGGTTTCCTCGCCGACGTGGCCGCCCGCGAGGCGCAGATGCCGACCGGCCTCGACGGCGGCATCGGCATCCCGCACTGCCGGAGCGAACACGTGACCGAGCCGACGCTCGCCTTCGGGCGCAGCGCCGCCGGGATCGACTTCGGCGCGGCCGACGGACCCGCCGACCTGATCTTCCTGATCGCGGCCCCGGCCGGCGCCGACGACGCCCATCTGACGATCCTCTCGTCGCTGGCCCGGCAGCTGATGAACGACGAGTTCACGGCGGCGCTGCGCTCGGTGGGCGACGCGGCGAGCGCCGCCGCGCTGATCCGCGGCGACGAGGCGCCGACCGCGGGCGCCGACGACTCCGCGGCGGTTTCGGCGGCGGCCTCCGCCGAAGCCGCCGCGGGCACAGCCGGTGAGAGCGGTGCGCGCCCGTTCCGTATCGTCGCCGTCACCTCCTGTCCGACCGGTATCGCGCACACGTACATGGCGGCCGAGGCGCTGGAGAACGCGGGCCGCGAGGCGGGCGTCGAACTCGTCGTCGAGCCCCAGGGCTCGGCCGGGTTCACCCGGCTCGACCCGGCGGTCATCGCCGACGCGGACGGCGTGATCTTCGCCCACGACGTGCCCGTACGGGAGAAGGAACGCTTCGCCGGGAAGCCGACCGTCGACGTCGGCGTCAAGGCCGGCATCAACAAGCCCGCCCAGCTCATCGCCGACGTACGCGGCAAGGCCGAGCGCGGCGAGGTCACCGCCGGTGCACAGGGCGGCGGGACTCCCGTCGAGCGGGCCGGCGAGTCCGGCGACAACTACGGCACCAAGCTGCGCAAGTGGCTGATGACCGGCGTCAGTTACATGGTCCCGTTCGTCGCCGCGGGCGGTCTGCTGCTCGCCCTCGGCTTCGCGATCGGCGGCTGGGAGATCAACAAGGCGCCCTCGGTCATGGAGCACTTCTCCTGGACCCAGGTCGACAGCTGGGGCGCGCTGCTGTTCCAGATCGGCGGGGTGGCCTTCGGCTTCCTGATCCCCGTCCTGGCCGGCTACATCGCCTACGGCATGGCCGACCGGCCCGGTCTCGTCCCCGGCTTCGTCGGCGGCATGATCGCCTCGAACATCGCGGCCGGCTTCCTCGGCGGTCTGGTCGCCGGTCTGCTGGCCGGTGGCATCGTCCTGGCGATCCAGAAGATCAGGATCCCACCGGTGCTGCGCGGCATCATGCCGGTCGTGGTGATCCCGCTGATCTCCTCGCTGATCGTCGGCTTCCTGATGTTCGTCGTGGTCGGCAAGCCCATCGCCGAGGCCCAGAAGGGCATGACGGACTGGCTCTCGGGCCTGTCCGGCACCAACGCCGTACTGCTGGGCATCCTGCTCGGCCTGATGATGTGCTTCGACCTCGGCGGCCCCGTCAACAAGGTCGCGTACGCCTTCGCCACCGCCGGTATCGCCGTCCAGGACCCGAGCGACTCCGCGATGAAGGTCATGGCCGCCGTGATGGCCGCGGGCATGGTCCCGCCGCTGGGCATGGCGCTGGCCACCGTCGTCCGCAAGAAGCTCTTCACCCCGGCCGAGCGCGAGAACGGCAAGGCCGCCTGGGTACTGGGCGCGTCCTTCATCTCCGAGGGCGCGATCCCGTTCGCGGCGGCGGACCCGCTGCGCGTCATCCCGGCCTCGATGGCGGGCGGCGCGGTCACCGGCGCACTGTCGATGGCCTTCGGCGCCACGCTGCGCGCCCCGCACGGCGGCATCTTCGTGGTCCCGCTGATCGGCAGCCCGTTCCTCTACCTGATCGCCATCGCGGCCGGCACCTGCGTCACGACGGCCCTGGTGATCCTCCTCAAGAGCATGCGCAAGTCGGCGCCGGGCGCCATGGCCGCCGAGTCGCCTGAGGGCGCGACGGCGACGGCGCCGGAGAAGAAGGAGCCGGTGGCGGCGTAG
- a CDS encoding DUF6227 family protein has translation MSVPYETAAYEPPESPESPEEHLERLLGRALNSFELPDEAIRRLDCALAHDSSLHSAHHSAGLHRETYRHTWLLADGSALTLWELVHNTAPGAGPQAEVYVDEEELRAATARLPLPADAPDFELPVTVQLSAVVQPRHRYVPDHDSADHARRLLRRAENTDRPGAEIADLLRTAFAHQITQAFGRPCRAGRAGIGFSLYEHAFLLPGGEEVSLWEIEHTATPDGRHMCEVYPTEDGARDAMERRAARAS, from the coding sequence TTGAGCGTTCCGTACGAGACGGCAGCGTACGAACCACCCGAGTCGCCCGAGTCTCCGGAGGAGCACCTCGAGCGACTTCTGGGCCGTGCGCTGAACTCCTTCGAACTGCCCGACGAGGCGATACGTCGGCTCGACTGCGCGCTGGCGCACGACAGTTCGCTGCACTCCGCGCACCACAGCGCGGGGCTGCACCGCGAGACGTACCGTCACACCTGGCTGCTCGCCGACGGCTCGGCGCTCACCCTCTGGGAGCTGGTGCACAACACGGCTCCCGGGGCGGGTCCGCAGGCCGAGGTGTATGTCGACGAGGAGGAGTTGCGCGCCGCGACGGCCCGGCTCCCGCTGCCGGCGGACGCCCCCGACTTCGAGCTGCCGGTGACCGTGCAGTTGTCGGCGGTCGTCCAGCCGCGGCACAGGTATGTTCCGGACCACGACTCGGCGGACCACGCGCGCAGGTTACTGAGGCGTGCGGAGAACACGGACCGGCCGGGGGCGGAGATCGCCGACCTGCTGCGTACGGCGTTCGCGCACCAGATCACCCAGGCGTTCGGGCGGCCGTGCCGTGCGGGCCGGGCCGGTATCGGCTTCTCGCTCTACGAGCACGCCTTCCTGCTGCCCGGCGGTGAGGAGGTCTCCCTCTGGGAGATCGAGCACACGGCCACACCGGACGGCCGCCACATGTGCGAGGTGTATCCGACGGAGGACGGGGCGCGGGACGCGATGGAGCGTCGGGCGGCGCGGGCGTCGTAG
- a CDS encoding L,D-transpeptidase — protein MTTPNTTARRALGACAVLMVGALSLTACGGNNSGGDDGKGGKGGSGTGKGGSGSVATSAVRIAISAKDGSAGASINTTGVKVSGGTLTDVKMTVAETGAAVAGAISADGQSWQPGQQLERGTRYRIAATAKDADGQAQTADSTFTTVTRANSFIGSYTPDNGTTVGVGMPVSFTFDKAITDQAAVRSHITVTSSSGQQVVGHWFGAQRLDFRPEEYWKAGSKVTMKIDLDGVKGANGAVGVQKKTVSFTIGRSQVSTVDVNTQTMAVVRDGQTRKDIPISAGSPEFTTYNGQMVISEKLRETRMDSRSVGLANAYDIKDVPNAMRLTTSGTFIHGNYWYKKGNPPFGREGTSHGCVGLRDVQGAQGDTPARWFFDNSMIGDVVIVKNSADKQVAPDNGLNGWNLSWSEWTAGSAA, from the coding sequence GTGACAACGCCGAACACAACAGCTCGGCGCGCACTGGGGGCATGTGCCGTCCTGATGGTCGGCGCCCTGTCCCTCACGGCGTGCGGTGGCAACAACAGCGGAGGCGACGACGGCAAGGGGGGCAAGGGCGGTAGCGGGACCGGCAAGGGCGGCAGCGGCTCCGTCGCGACGTCGGCCGTGCGGATCGCGATCTCCGCGAAGGACGGTTCTGCGGGCGCGTCGATCAACACGACCGGTGTGAAGGTCAGCGGTGGCACGCTGACCGATGTGAAGATGACCGTCGCGGAGACGGGGGCGGCCGTGGCGGGGGCGATATCCGCGGACGGGCAGAGCTGGCAGCCGGGGCAGCAGTTGGAGCGTGGGACGCGGTACCGAATAGCGGCGACCGCGAAGGACGCCGACGGGCAGGCCCAGACCGCCGACTCGACCTTCACCACGGTCACCAGGGCGAACAGCTTCATCGGGTCGTACACACCGGACAACGGGACGACGGTCGGGGTGGGGATGCCGGTGTCGTTCACCTTCGACAAGGCGATCACCGACCAGGCCGCCGTGCGGTCGCACATCACGGTCACGTCGAGCAGCGGGCAGCAGGTGGTGGGGCACTGGTTCGGGGCGCAGCGGCTCGACTTCCGGCCGGAGGAGTACTGGAAGGCCGGCTCCAAGGTCACCATGAAGATCGACCTGGACGGGGTCAAGGGCGCGAACGGCGCGGTCGGGGTGCAGAAGAAGACCGTGAGCTTCACGATCGGGCGCTCGCAGGTGTCGACGGTCGACGTCAACACGCAGACCATGGCGGTCGTACGGGACGGGCAGACCCGCAAGGACATCCCGATCTCGGCCGGCAGCCCGGAGTTCACCACGTACAACGGGCAGATGGTGATCTCCGAGAAGCTGAGGGAGACGCGGATGGACAGCCGTTCGGTCGGTCTGGCCAACGCGTACGACATCAAGGACGTACCGAACGCGATGCGGTTGACCACCTCCGGGACCTTCATCCACGGCAACTACTGGTACAAGAAGGGGAACCCGCCCTTCGGGCGCGAGGGCACCAGTCACGGTTGTGTGGGGCTGCGGGATGTGCAGGGGGCCCAGGGGGACACGCCCGCCAGGTGGTTCTTCGACAACTCGATGATCGGGGACGTCGTCATCGTCAAGAACTCCGCCGACAAGCAGGTCGCGCCGGACAACGGTCTCAACGGCTGGAACCTGTCGTGGAGCGAGTGGACCGCCGGGAGCGCTGCATGA